In a single window of the Delftia tsuruhatensis genome:
- a CDS encoding 3-oxoacid CoA-transferase subunit A, whose amino-acid sequence MINKITDTIAEALSGVQDGSTVLIGGFGTSGNPTELIDGLIAQGARELTVVNNNAGNGDQGLAALLKSGQVRKIICSFPRQVDSWVFDDLYRSGKIELELVPQGNLAERLRAAGAGIGGFFCPTAYGTELANGKETREINGKHYVLEYPIHGDVALVKAEKGDRWGNLTYRMSARNFGPVMATAAKHTIATVHEIVELGALDPEAVVTPGIYVSQIVKIDRVATQAGGFRKTA is encoded by the coding sequence GTGATCAACAAAATCACCGACACCATCGCCGAGGCGTTGTCGGGCGTCCAGGACGGCTCCACCGTTCTCATCGGGGGCTTCGGCACCTCGGGCAATCCCACCGAACTCATCGACGGCCTGATCGCCCAGGGCGCGCGCGAGCTGACCGTGGTCAACAACAACGCGGGCAACGGCGACCAGGGCCTGGCAGCCCTGCTCAAGAGCGGCCAGGTGCGCAAGATCATCTGCAGCTTCCCCCGCCAGGTGGATAGCTGGGTGTTCGACGACCTGTACCGCAGCGGCAAGATCGAGCTGGAACTCGTGCCCCAGGGCAACCTGGCCGAGCGCCTGCGTGCCGCCGGCGCCGGCATCGGCGGCTTCTTCTGCCCCACGGCCTATGGCACGGAGCTGGCCAACGGCAAGGAAACGCGCGAGATCAACGGCAAGCACTATGTGCTGGAGTACCCCATCCACGGCGACGTGGCGCTGGTCAAGGCCGAGAAGGGCGACCGCTGGGGCAACCTGACCTACCGCATGTCGGCACGCAACTTCGGCCCCGTGATGGCCACGGCAGCCAAGCACACCATCGCCACCGTGCACGAGATCGTCGAGCTGGGCGCACTGGACCCCGAGGCCGTGGTCACGCCCGGCATCTACGTGAGCCAGATCGTGAAGATCGACCGCGTGGCCACCCAGGCCGGCGGCTTCAGGAAAACCGCATGA
- a CDS encoding IclR family transcriptional regulator domain-containing protein, translating into MEKNAASVISTGGAEEEGGAPRPGDSYVQSFARGLGVIRSFSAEAPAQTLSEVAARTGLTRAGARRILLTLQTLGYVKSDGKLFQLTPRIMELGFAYLSSTPLWNLAEPVMERLVDEVKESCSAAVLDGGDIVYVLRVHTHKIMSTNLSVGSRLPACWTSMGRVLLAGESDESLHALLAARDRQQFTALTEQDDARLLERILQVRAQGWALVDQELAEGLISIAAPVKNAAGRTVAALNISGQANRNSAEMMREQLLPRLLAATQTVSQLLRASSRLSL; encoded by the coding sequence ATGGAAAAAAATGCCGCTTCCGTAATTTCCACAGGTGGGGCTGAAGAAGAGGGCGGGGCACCGCGCCCCGGGGACAGCTACGTGCAGTCCTTCGCGCGCGGCCTGGGAGTGATCCGCTCGTTCAGCGCCGAGGCGCCTGCGCAGACGCTCAGCGAGGTCGCGGCGCGCACAGGGCTGACGCGCGCCGGTGCGCGGCGCATCCTGCTGACGCTGCAGACGCTGGGCTACGTGAAGAGCGACGGCAAGCTGTTCCAGCTCACGCCGCGCATCATGGAACTGGGCTTTGCCTATCTGAGTTCCACCCCGCTCTGGAACCTGGCCGAGCCCGTGATGGAGCGTCTGGTCGATGAGGTCAAGGAGTCCTGCTCGGCCGCCGTGCTCGATGGCGGCGACATCGTCTACGTGCTGCGTGTGCACACCCACAAGATCATGAGTACGAACCTGAGCGTGGGTTCGCGCCTGCCGGCCTGCTGGACCTCGATGGGCCGCGTGCTGCTGGCTGGTGAGAGCGACGAATCCCTGCATGCCCTGCTGGCCGCGCGTGATCGCCAGCAGTTCACGGCCCTGACCGAGCAGGACGATGCGCGGCTGCTGGAGCGCATCCTGCAGGTGCGCGCCCAGGGCTGGGCGCTGGTGGACCAGGAACTGGCCGAGGGGCTGATCTCGATCGCCGCGCCCGTGAAGAACGCGGCCGGGCGCACGGTGGCCGCCCTCAACATCAGCGGCCAGGCCAACCGCAACAGCGCCGAGATGATGCGCGAGCAGCTGCTGCCCCGTTTGCTGGCGGCCACGCAGACGGTCAGCCAGTTGCTCAGGGCCTCGTCGCGCCTGTCGCTCTGA
- a CDS encoding transposase yields MARLPRLTLADLPHHIIQRGNNGGDIFVDAQDRETMLALMREMAHSFQLSVHAYVLLPSQFHLLATPRSDEGLPKFMQAVGRRYVRYFNDRHGRSGTLWEGRYRGTVLQASWMLPSMVFIDGAPVRAGLVQRPADWPWSSYAHNAGLGNDALIHPHAVFWSLGNTPFARDAAYVAAVEEGLGAEALERIAGSALRGWALGDEQFIADLQQRTERRVTRQRAGRPPGRAGDGTTIVR; encoded by the coding sequence ATGGCCCGCCTGCCCCGACTCACTCTCGCGGATCTGCCGCACCACATCATCCAGCGCGGCAACAACGGCGGGGACATCTTCGTCGATGCCCAGGACCGCGAGACCATGCTGGCCCTGATGCGGGAGATGGCGCACAGCTTCCAGCTGTCCGTGCATGCCTATGTGCTGCTGCCCAGCCAGTTCCATCTGCTGGCCACGCCGCGCAGCGACGAAGGCCTGCCCAAGTTCATGCAGGCCGTGGGCCGGCGCTACGTGCGCTACTTCAATGACCGCCACGGGCGCAGCGGCACGCTGTGGGAAGGCCGCTACCGGGGCACGGTGCTGCAGGCCAGCTGGATGCTGCCCAGCATGGTCTTCATCGATGGCGCCCCCGTGCGCGCCGGCCTGGTGCAACGCCCCGCCGACTGGCCCTGGTCCAGCTACGCGCACAACGCGGGCCTGGGCAACGACGCGCTCATCCACCCGCATGCGGTGTTCTGGAGCCTGGGCAACACGCCGTTCGCACGCGATGCCGCCTATGTGGCAGCCGTCGAGGAAGGCCTGGGCGCCGAGGCCCTGGAACGCATTGCCGGCTCCGCGCTGCGTGGCTGGGCGCTGGGGGACGAGCAGTTCATTGCCGATTTACAACAGCGCACGGAACGCCGCGTCACCCGCCAGCGTGCCGGCAGACCCCCGGGTCGCGCAGGTGACGGCACCACAATAGTGCGTTAG
- a CDS encoding 3-oxoacid CoA-transferase subunit B, with protein MSSYQKRSKQELARRVAEDIFDGAYVNLGIGMPTQVANHIPAGREVILQSENGILGMGPAPAEGQEDYDLTNAGKQPVTLLPGGCYFHHADSFAMMRGGHLDICVLGAFQVSATGDLANWSTGEAGAIPAVGGAMDLAVGARQTWVMMDLLTKTGECKVVQACSYPLTGLSCVKRIYTDLCTLECTPEGLRLIDTVPGLSHAELQSIVGLPIAPAATA; from the coding sequence ATGAGCAGCTACCAGAAACGCAGCAAGCAAGAGCTGGCCCGCCGCGTGGCCGAAGACATCTTCGACGGCGCCTATGTCAACCTGGGCATCGGCATGCCCACCCAGGTCGCCAACCACATCCCGGCCGGCCGCGAGGTCATACTGCAAAGCGAGAACGGCATCCTGGGCATGGGCCCGGCGCCGGCCGAAGGCCAGGAAGACTATGACCTGACCAATGCCGGCAAGCAGCCCGTCACCCTGCTGCCGGGCGGCTGCTATTTCCACCATGCCGACAGCTTCGCCATGATGCGCGGCGGTCACCTGGACATCTGCGTGCTGGGCGCCTTCCAGGTCTCGGCCACGGGCGACCTGGCCAACTGGAGCACGGGCGAGGCCGGTGCCATTCCCGCCGTGGGCGGTGCCATGGATCTGGCCGTCGGTGCGCGCCAGACCTGGGTGATGATGGACCTGCTGACCAAGACCGGCGAGTGCAAGGTCGTGCAGGCCTGCAGCTACCCGCTCACGGGCCTGTCCTGCGTCAAGCGCATCTATACCGACCTGTGCACGCTGGAATGCACGCCCGAGGGCCTGCGCCTGATCGATACCGTGCCCGGCCTCTCGCACGCCGAGCTGCAGTCCATCGTGGGCCTGCCCATCGCGCCGGCCGCCACGGCCTGA
- a CDS encoding glutamate synthase subunit beta, protein MGKTTGFMEYERLEEGYAPVAERVKHYKEFVIGLDDSQAKIQGARCMDCGTPFCNNGCPVNNIIPDFNDLVFHGGWKSASAVLHSTNNFPEFTGRICPAPCEAACTLNINDDAVGIKSIEHAIIDRAWAEGWVKPLPSSRKTGKKVAVVGAGPAGLAASQQLARAGHDVTLFEKNDRVGGLLRYGIPDFKMEKSHIDRRVEQLVAEGVKIRTGVLVAGKDGLGQDSKVTNWAKETVSPEQLMAEFDAVLLSGGAEQSRDLPVPGRELKGIHFAMEFLPQQNKVNAGDKLKGQLRADGKHVIVIGGGDTGSDCVGTSNRHGAVSVTQFELMPMPPEQENKPLVWPYWPIKLRTSSSHEEGCEREFAIATKEFIGEKGQVTAVKTVRIEMKDGKMVEVPGSEQVLKADLVLLAMGFVSPVQAVLDAFGVDKDARGNAKATTDFTGGYATSVPKLFAAGDVRRGQSLVVWAIREGRQAARSIDEFLMGASDLPR, encoded by the coding sequence ATGGGAAAGACCACCGGCTTCATGGAATATGAGCGCCTCGAGGAGGGCTACGCGCCCGTCGCCGAGCGCGTGAAGCACTACAAGGAATTCGTCATCGGCCTCGATGACAGCCAGGCCAAGATCCAGGGCGCGCGCTGCATGGACTGCGGCACGCCGTTCTGCAACAACGGCTGCCCCGTCAACAACATCATTCCGGACTTCAACGACCTGGTGTTCCACGGTGGCTGGAAGAGCGCCAGCGCCGTGCTGCACAGCACCAACAACTTCCCCGAGTTCACGGGCCGCATCTGCCCCGCGCCCTGCGAGGCCGCCTGCACGCTGAACATCAACGACGACGCCGTGGGCATCAAGTCCATCGAGCACGCCATCATCGACCGCGCCTGGGCCGAAGGCTGGGTCAAGCCCCTTCCCAGCAGCCGCAAGACCGGCAAGAAGGTGGCCGTGGTCGGCGCGGGTCCTGCGGGCCTGGCCGCATCGCAGCAGCTGGCGCGCGCCGGCCATGACGTGACGTTGTTCGAGAAGAACGACCGCGTCGGCGGCCTGCTGCGCTACGGCATCCCCGACTTCAAGATGGAGAAGTCCCACATCGACCGCCGCGTCGAGCAACTGGTGGCCGAAGGCGTCAAGATCCGCACCGGCGTGCTGGTGGCGGGCAAGGATGGCCTGGGCCAGGACTCCAAGGTCACCAACTGGGCCAAGGAAACCGTCAGCCCCGAGCAGCTCATGGCCGAGTTCGATGCCGTGCTGCTGTCCGGCGGGGCCGAGCAGTCGCGCGACCTGCCCGTGCCGGGCCGCGAACTCAAGGGCATCCACTTCGCGATGGAGTTCCTGCCCCAGCAGAACAAGGTCAACGCGGGCGACAAGCTCAAGGGCCAGCTGCGCGCCGACGGCAAGCATGTCATCGTCATCGGCGGCGGCGACACCGGCTCCGACTGCGTGGGCACCAGCAACCGCCACGGCGCGGTCAGCGTGACCCAGTTCGAGCTGATGCCCATGCCGCCCGAGCAGGAGAACAAGCCCCTGGTCTGGCCCTACTGGCCGATCAAGCTGCGCACCAGCTCCAGCCATGAGGAAGGCTGCGAGCGCGAGTTCGCCATCGCTACCAAGGAGTTCATCGGCGAGAAGGGCCAGGTCACGGCGGTCAAGACGGTGCGCATCGAGATGAAGGACGGCAAGATGGTCGAGGTGCCCGGCTCCGAGCAGGTGCTCAAGGCCGACCTCGTGCTGCTGGCCATGGGCTTCGTCAGCCCCGTGCAGGCCGTGCTCGACGCCTTCGGCGTAGACAAGGACGCGCGCGGCAACGCCAAGGCCACCACCGACTTCACGGGCGGCTACGCCACCAGCGTGCCCAAGCTGTTCGCAGCCGGCGACGTGCGCCGCGGCCAGTCCCTGGTGGTCTGGGCCATCCGCGAAGGCCGACAGGCCGCTCGCTCGATTGACGAGTTCCTCATGGGCGCGTCCGACCTGCCGCGTTGA
- the pcaF gene encoding 3-oxoadipyl-CoA thiolase: MSQSNQAFICDAIRTPFGRYGGALSSVRTDDLGALPIKALMERNPGVDWTAVADVLYGCANQAGEDNRNVARMSSLLAGLPIDVPGATINRLCGSGLDAVGTAARAIKAGEARLMIAGGVESMSRAPFVMPKAESAFSRSNAVYDTTIGWRFVNKLMKQQYGVDSMPETAENVADDFRIEREAQDRMALASQQKAAAAIAAGYLAQEIVAVTLAQKKGDPIVVSQDEHPRATTIEALAKLKGVVRPDGTVTAGNASGVNDGACALLLANEEAARQYNLVPRARVVGMAVAGVAPRIMGFGPAPAVRKVLALTGLTLEQMDVIELNEAFAAQGLAVLRDLGIADDDRRVNQWGGAIALGHPLGASGARLATTAVNQLHTLGGRYALCTMCIGVGQGIAVILEKV; this comes from the coding sequence ATGAGCCAGTCCAACCAGGCCTTCATCTGCGACGCCATCCGCACCCCCTTCGGCCGCTACGGCGGCGCCCTGTCCTCGGTGCGCACCGATGACCTCGGCGCCCTGCCGATCAAGGCGCTGATGGAGCGCAACCCCGGCGTGGACTGGACCGCCGTGGCCGACGTGCTGTACGGCTGCGCCAACCAGGCCGGCGAGGACAACCGCAACGTGGCACGCATGTCCTCCCTGCTGGCCGGACTGCCCATCGATGTGCCGGGCGCCACCATCAACCGCCTGTGCGGCTCGGGCCTGGACGCCGTGGGCACGGCCGCGCGCGCCATCAAGGCGGGCGAGGCCCGCCTGATGATCGCGGGCGGTGTGGAAAGCATGAGCCGCGCCCCCTTCGTCATGCCCAAGGCCGAAAGCGCCTTCAGCCGCAGCAACGCCGTGTACGACACCACCATCGGCTGGCGCTTCGTCAACAAGCTGATGAAGCAGCAGTACGGCGTGGACTCCATGCCCGAGACGGCCGAGAACGTGGCCGACGACTTCAGGATCGAGCGCGAAGCCCAGGACCGCATGGCCCTGGCCAGCCAGCAAAAGGCCGCCGCCGCCATCGCCGCCGGCTACCTGGCCCAGGAAATCGTGGCCGTGACCCTGGCCCAGAAGAAGGGCGACCCCATCGTGGTCAGCCAGGACGAGCACCCGCGCGCCACCACCATCGAGGCGCTGGCCAAGCTCAAGGGCGTGGTGCGTCCCGACGGCACCGTCACCGCCGGCAATGCCAGCGGTGTCAACGACGGCGCCTGCGCGCTGCTGCTGGCCAATGAAGAAGCGGCCAGGCAATACAACCTGGTGCCCCGCGCCCGCGTGGTCGGCATGGCCGTGGCCGGCGTGGCCCCGCGCATCATGGGCTTCGGCCCCGCGCCTGCCGTGCGCAAGGTGCTGGCCCTGACCGGCCTGACGCTGGAGCAGATGGACGTGATCGAGCTGAACGAAGCCTTCGCCGCGCAGGGCCTGGCCGTGCTGCGCGACCTGGGCATTGCCGACGATGACCGCCGCGTCAACCAATGGGGCGGCGCCATTGCGCTGGGCCATCCGCTGGGCGCCTCCGGTGCCCGCCTGGCCACCACGGCCGTGAACCAGCTGCACACGCTGGGCGGCCGCTATGCGCTGTGCACGATGTGCATCGGCGTGGGCCAGGGCATTGCCGTGATCCTGGAAAAGGTCTGA
- a CDS encoding glutamate synthase-related protein, whose translation MTTAAEIKHLQDHGLYSKSNEHDACGLGFVAHIKGVKRHDIVTGALKILENIDHRGAVGADKLMGDGAGILIQIPDQLYREEMAKQGVTLPPAGEYGVGMIFLPKEHASRLACEQEMERAIKAEGQVLLGWRDVPVNRDMPMSPTVQEKEPILRQVFIGRGADVIVQDALERKLYVIRKTASAAIQNLKLKHSKEYYVPSMSSRTVVYKGLLLADQVGVYYNDLSDERCVSAIGLVHQRFSTNTFPEWPLAHPYRYVAHNGEINTVRGNYNWMLAREGVMASPVLAEDLQKLYPISFAGQSDTATFDNCLELLTMAGYPISQAVMMMIPEPWEQHESMDERRRAFYEYHAAMMEPWDGPASIVFTDGRQIGATLDRNGLRPSRYVITDDDLVILASEAGVLPVPDSAIVRKWRLQPGKMLLIDLEQGRLIEDDELKANIVNTKPYKQWIENLRIKLGSVGADTPAAPEAATLPLLERQQAFGFTQEDIKFLLAPMAKNGEEGIGSMGNDSPLAVLSDKNKPLYNYFRQMFAQVTNPPIDPIREAIVMSLVSFIGPKPNLLDINQVNPPMRLEVHQPVLDFADMAKLRDIERHTQGKFKSATIDITYPLSWGKQGVEAKLASLCAQAVDAIKGGANILIISDRHVSATQVAIPALLALSAIHQHLVREGLRTTAGLVVETGTAREVHHFAVLAGYGAEAVHPYLAMETLADMHKELGGDLSADKAIYNYVKAIGKGLSKIMSKMGVSTYMSYCGAQLFEVIGLNSDTVDKYFTGTASRVEGIGVFEIAEEAIRNHRAAFGDDPVLETMLDAGGEYAWRARGEEHMWSPDAIAKLQHSTRSNNWSTYKEYAQLINDQSRRHMTLRGLFEFKVDPAKAIPLDQVEPAKEIVKRFATGAMSLGSISTEAHATLAVAMNRIGGKSNTGEGGEDPRRYRNELKGIPIRKGETLGSIIGADKVEADIELLDGDSLRSRIKQVASGRFGVTAEYLSSSDQVQIKMAQGAKPGEGGQLPGGKVSDYIGQLRHSVPGVGLISPPPHHDIYSIEDLAQLIHDLKNVAPHADISVKLVSEVGVGTIAAGVAKCKSDHVVIAGHDGGTGASPWSSIKHAGSPWEIGLAETQQTLVLNRLRGRIRVQADGQMKTGRDVVIGALLGADEFGFATAPLVVEGCIMMRKCHLNTCPVGVATQDPVLRAKFSGKPEHVVNYFFFIAEEVRQIMAQLGVAKFDDLIGRSDLLDTRKGIAHWKAQGLDFSRLFAQPEVPADVARFHVESQDHLLDKALDVKLIERCKPAIDNGEKVRIMEVARNVNRSVGAMLSGAVTRKHPEGLPDDTIRIHFEGTGGQSFGAFLCNGITLNLRGDANDYTGKGLSGGRVVVHASHEFRGDTTTNTIVGNTVMFGATSGEAFFGGVAGERFAVRLSGATAVVEGVGDHGCEYMTGGTVVVLGKTGRNFAAGMSGGVAYVYDEDGKFAERCNKASVSLDKVLPHDEHLAQVSPAVWHRRETDERQLRALIEAHSRWTGSKRARDLLDNWAAARSRFVKVFPSEYKRALSEMYERQVMEEPATPEVEEHAKEAVAAK comes from the coding sequence ATGACGACGGCTGCCGAGATCAAGCATCTCCAAGACCACGGTCTGTACTCCAAGAGCAACGAGCACGATGCCTGCGGCCTCGGCTTCGTCGCCCATATCAAGGGCGTCAAGCGCCATGACATCGTCACGGGCGCGCTCAAGATCCTCGAGAACATCGACCACCGCGGCGCCGTGGGCGCCGACAAGCTGATGGGCGATGGCGCCGGCATTCTGATCCAGATTCCCGACCAGCTCTACCGCGAAGAAATGGCAAAGCAGGGCGTGACCCTGCCGCCGGCCGGCGAGTACGGCGTGGGCATGATCTTCCTGCCCAAGGAACATGCCTCGCGCCTGGCCTGCGAGCAGGAGATGGAACGCGCCATCAAGGCCGAAGGCCAGGTCCTGCTGGGCTGGCGCGATGTGCCCGTGAACCGCGACATGCCCATGTCGCCCACGGTCCAGGAAAAGGAACCGATCCTGCGCCAGGTCTTCATCGGCCGCGGCGCCGACGTGATCGTGCAGGACGCGCTGGAGCGCAAGCTGTACGTGATCCGCAAGACGGCCAGCGCCGCCATCCAGAACCTCAAGCTCAAGCACAGCAAGGAATACTACGTTCCCAGCATGAGCAGCCGCACCGTGGTCTACAAGGGCCTGCTGCTGGCCGACCAGGTGGGGGTGTACTACAACGACCTGTCCGACGAGCGCTGCGTCTCGGCCATCGGCCTGGTGCACCAGCGCTTCTCGACCAACACCTTCCCCGAGTGGCCGCTGGCCCACCCCTACCGCTACGTGGCCCACAACGGCGAGATCAACACCGTGCGCGGCAACTACAACTGGATGCTGGCGCGCGAGGGCGTGATGGCCTCGCCCGTGCTGGCCGAGGACCTCCAGAAGCTCTATCCCATCAGCTTCGCGGGCCAGTCCGACACGGCGACGTTCGACAACTGCCTGGAGCTGCTGACCATGGCCGGCTACCCCATCAGCCAGGCCGTGATGATGATGATCCCCGAGCCCTGGGAGCAGCACGAGTCCATGGACGAGCGCCGCCGCGCCTTCTATGAGTACCACGCCGCCATGATGGAGCCCTGGGACGGCCCGGCCTCCATCGTGTTCACCGACGGCCGCCAGATCGGCGCCACGCTGGACCGCAACGGCCTGCGCCCCTCGCGCTATGTGATCACCGACGACGACCTGGTCATCCTGGCCTCGGAAGCCGGCGTGCTGCCCGTGCCCGACAGCGCCATCGTGCGCAAGTGGCGCCTGCAGCCCGGCAAGATGCTGCTGATCGACCTGGAACAGGGCCGCCTGATCGAGGACGACGAGCTCAAGGCCAACATCGTCAACACCAAGCCCTACAAGCAGTGGATCGAGAACCTGCGCATCAAGCTGGGCAGCGTGGGCGCCGACACCCCGGCCGCCCCCGAGGCCGCCACGCTGCCGCTGCTCGAGCGCCAGCAGGCCTTCGGCTTCACGCAGGAAGACATCAAGTTCCTGCTCGCGCCCATGGCGAAGAACGGCGAGGAAGGCATAGGCTCCATGGGCAACGACAGCCCGCTGGCCGTGCTGTCGGACAAGAACAAGCCGCTGTACAACTACTTCCGCCAGATGTTCGCGCAGGTGACCAACCCGCCGATCGACCCCATCCGCGAAGCCATCGTGATGTCGCTGGTGTCCTTCATCGGACCCAAGCCCAACCTGCTGGACATCAACCAGGTCAACCCGCCCATGCGCCTCGAAGTGCACCAGCCCGTGCTGGACTTCGCCGACATGGCCAAGCTGCGCGACATCGAACGCCACACCCAGGGCAAGTTCAAGAGCGCCACCATCGACATCACCTACCCGCTGTCCTGGGGCAAGCAGGGCGTGGAAGCCAAGCTGGCATCGCTGTGCGCGCAGGCCGTGGACGCCATCAAGGGCGGTGCCAACATCCTGATCATCAGCGACCGCCATGTCAGCGCCACCCAGGTGGCCATCCCCGCGCTGCTGGCGCTGTCTGCCATCCACCAGCACCTGGTGCGCGAGGGCCTGCGCACGACCGCAGGCCTGGTGGTGGAGACCGGCACGGCGCGTGAGGTCCATCACTTCGCCGTGCTGGCGGGCTACGGCGCCGAGGCCGTGCATCCCTACCTGGCCATGGAAACCCTGGCCGACATGCACAAGGAGCTGGGTGGCGACCTGTCGGCGGACAAGGCCATCTACAACTACGTCAAGGCCATCGGCAAGGGCCTGTCCAAGATCATGTCCAAGATGGGCGTGTCCACCTACATGTCCTATTGCGGAGCCCAGCTGTTCGAGGTGATCGGCCTGAACAGCGACACCGTGGACAAGTACTTCACGGGCACGGCCAGCCGCGTCGAGGGCATCGGCGTGTTCGAGATCGCCGAGGAGGCGATCCGCAACCACCGCGCCGCCTTCGGCGACGATCCGGTGCTGGAGACCATGCTGGACGCCGGTGGCGAGTACGCCTGGCGCGCGCGCGGCGAAGAGCACATGTGGTCGCCCGACGCCATCGCCAAGCTGCAGCATTCCACGCGCTCCAACAACTGGAGCACCTACAAGGAATACGCCCAGCTGATCAACGACCAGAGCAGGCGCCACATGACGCTGCGCGGCCTGTTCGAGTTCAAGGTCGATCCCGCCAAGGCCATCCCGCTGGACCAGGTCGAGCCGGCCAAGGAGATCGTCAAGCGCTTTGCCACCGGCGCCATGTCGCTGGGCTCCATCAGCACCGAGGCGCATGCCACGCTGGCCGTGGCCATGAACCGCATCGGCGGCAAGAGCAACACCGGCGAAGGCGGCGAAGACCCCAGGCGCTACCGCAACGAGCTCAAGGGCATCCCCATCAGGAAGGGCGAGACCCTGGGCTCCATCATCGGCGCCGACAAGGTCGAGGCCGACATCGAGCTGCTGGACGGCGACTCGCTGCGTTCCAGGATCAAGCAGGTGGCATCGGGCCGCTTCGGCGTCACGGCCGAGTACCTGTCGTCCTCGGACCAGGTGCAGATCAAGATGGCCCAGGGCGCCAAGCCCGGTGAAGGCGGCCAGCTGCCCGGCGGCAAGGTGTCCGACTACATCGGCCAGCTGCGCCATTCCGTGCCCGGCGTGGGCCTGATCTCGCCCCCGCCCCACCACGACATCTACTCGATCGAGGACTTGGCCCAACTGATCCACGACCTGAAGAACGTGGCCCCGCACGCCGACATCTCGGTCAAGCTCGTGTCCGAAGTGGGCGTGGGAACCATCGCGGCCGGCGTGGCCAAGTGCAAGAGCGACCACGTGGTGATCGCCGGGCACGACGGCGGCACGGGTGCCTCGCCCTGGTCCTCCATCAAGCACGCAGGCTCGCCCTGGGAAATCGGCCTGGCCGAGACCCAGCAGACCCTGGTGCTCAACCGCCTGCGCGGCCGCATCCGCGTGCAGGCCGACGGCCAGATGAAGACCGGCCGCGACGTGGTCATCGGCGCGCTGCTGGGGGCCGACGAGTTCGGCTTCGCCACGGCGCCCCTGGTCGTCGAGGGCTGCATCATGATGCGCAAGTGCCACCTGAACACCTGTCCCGTGGGCGTGGCCACGCAGGACCCGGTGCTGCGCGCCAAGTTCTCGGGCAAGCCCGAGCACGTGGTGAACTACTTCTTCTTCATCGCCGAGGAAGTGCGCCAGATCATGGCCCAGCTGGGCGTGGCGAAGTTCGATGACCTGATCGGCCGTTCCGACCTGCTGGACACCCGCAAGGGCATCGCCCACTGGAAGGCCCAGGGCCTGGACTTCTCGCGCCTTTTCGCCCAGCCCGAGGTGCCTGCCGACGTGGCGCGCTTCCATGTCGAAAGCCAGGACCACCTGCTGGACAAGGCGCTGGATGTCAAGCTGATCGAGCGCTGCAAGCCCGCCATCGACAACGGCGAGAAGGTGCGCATCATGGAGGTGGCGCGCAACGTCAACCGCTCGGTGGGAGCCATGCTCTCGGGCGCCGTGACGCGCAAGCACCCCGAAGGCCTGCCCGACGACACCATCCGCATCCACTTCGAGGGAACGGGCGGCCAGTCCTTCGGTGCCTTCCTGTGCAACGGCATCACGCTGAACCTGCGCGGCGACGCCAACGACTACACGGGCAAGGGCCTGTCCGGCGGACGCGTGGTGGTGCACGCCAGCCATGAGTTCCGTGGCGATACGACCACCAACACCATCGTGGGCAACACCGTGATGTTCGGCGCCACCAGCGGCGAGGCCTTCTTCGGGGGCGTGGCCGGCGAGCGCTTCGCGGTGCGCCTGTCAGGCGCCACGGCCGTGGTCGAAGGCGTGGGCGACCACGGCTGCGAATACATGACCGGCGGCACCGTGGTCGTGCTGGGCAAGACCGGCCGCAACTTCGCCGCCGGCATGAGCGGGGGCGTGGCCTATGTCTACGACGAGGACGGCAAGTTCGCCGAACGCTGCAACAAGGCGTCCGTGTCCCTGGACAAGGTGCTGCCCCATGACGAGCACCTGGCCCAGGTCTCTCCTGCCGTGTGGCACCGCCGCGAGACCGACGAGCGCCAGCTGCGCGCGCTGATCGAGGCGCACAGCCGCTGGACCGGCTCCAAGCGTGCCCGCGACCTGCTGGACAACTGGGCCGCGGCCCGCTCCAGGTTCGTCAAGGTCTTCCCGAGCGAGTACAAGCGCGCGCTGTCCGAGATGTACGAGCGCCAGGTGATGGAAGAGCCCGCCACGCCCGAGGTCGAGGAACACGCCAAGGAGGCGGTGGCCGCCAAATAA